A genome region from Anastrepha ludens isolate Willacy chromosome 3, idAnaLude1.1, whole genome shotgun sequence includes the following:
- the LOC128858178 gene encoding putative cyclin-dependent serine/threonine-protein kinase DDB_G0272797/DDB_G0274007 isoform X1, producing MVPPPNLSKYLMNVRSSQRKNQLGAPQQPMQPMQQQQQQYRQQQQQQVHKQHRSAYEYSKTSQTDEEKQRDRQRSEREAKKEEQDAINYKRDKEAREARLLDLEIRRQQKREEHKQQHQLQQQQQAQGGPSEKSPPTTSGQSQQQQQQQQQHQQQQQQQHVTGGSSSSGTTAPRIQTPPDRSCPPAFRSRSIERELHYERKRYSAPETAEIKEGVSTTPSPQAITGPPPATHHSVVAGPPATAAAATAAIIPILPLGVATLRDDSTESEQSVTCTQAQPDAYHRIM from the exons AAAAATCAACTAGGCGCGCCACAGCAACCCATGCAACCcatgcagcaacaacagcaacaatataggcaacaacaacaacaacaagtgcaTAAACAACATCGCAGCGCTTATGAAT ACAGCAAAACATCGCAAACGGACGAAGAGAAGCAACGCGACCGACAACGCAGCGAACGTGAAGCGAAAAAAGAGGAACAGGACGCCATCAACTACAAG CGCGATAAAGAGGCACGTGAGGCGCGTTTGCTTGATTTGGAAATACGTCGACAACAGAAGCGCGAAGAGCATAAGCAACAACATcagctgcagcaacaacagcaggcACAGGGAGGACCAAGCGAGAAGAGTCCACCTACAACATCAGGCcagtcacaacaacaacaacagcagcaacagcaacatcagcaacaacaacaacaacaacacgtgactggtggcagcagcagcagcgggaCTACAGCGCCCCGTATACAAACACCGCCAGATCGTTCGTGTCCGCCAGCGTTTCGGAGTCGTTCCATCGAGCGTGAGCTACATTACGAGCGCAAAAGGTATTCGGCGCCGGAAACAGCCGAAATCAAG GAGGGTGTAAGCACGACACCATCACCGCAGGCAATCACTGGACCGCCGCCAGCCACACATCATTCGGTGGTGGCGGGCCCTCCGgcaacagcagcagctgctACAGCTGCTATAATACCCATATTACCGCTTGGAGTTGCCACGCTGCGTGATGACTCCACGGAATCAGAACAATCCGTGACGTGTACGCAGGCCCAGCCAGATGCGTATCATCGCATTAtgtaa